One Lacticaseibacillus rhamnosus genomic window carries:
- a CDS encoding 3'-5' exonuclease, whose translation MDFIAMDFETANRKRASACSLALVVVQQNRVVDSFYTLINPQMQFDPQNIRIHGITPDMVQDQPTFDRVWPHIQMFYTPGRIVTAHNAPFDVSVLRLTLDRYGIAAPRYQVIDTVKTSRQFLPKLPNHRLDTVSAALKIPLEHHHNALADSYACARILIAENEHFGEAQTKAMMKLAKAG comes from the coding sequence ATGGATTTTATTGCGATGGATTTTGAAACGGCAAATCGCAAACGGGCTTCGGCTTGCTCGCTTGCCTTAGTCGTCGTGCAACAAAATCGAGTTGTTGACAGTTTTTACACACTGATCAACCCGCAGATGCAATTTGACCCGCAAAACATTCGGATTCACGGGATTACACCTGATATGGTTCAAGACCAGCCGACTTTTGATCGGGTTTGGCCGCATATTCAAATGTTTTATACGCCTGGTCGGATTGTCACCGCCCACAACGCACCGTTTGACGTTTCCGTATTGCGCTTGACACTTGATCGCTATGGCATTGCCGCGCCACGCTATCAGGTCATTGATACGGTTAAAACATCACGGCAGTTTTTACCAAAGTTACCGAATCATCGTTTGGATACAGTCAGTGCTGCACTCAAGATTCCGCTTGAGCACCATCACAACGCCTTAGCGGACAGTTATGCGTGTGCAAGAATCCTCATTGCCGAAAATGAACATTTTGGCGAAGCGCAGACTAAAGCCATGATGAAGTTAGCTAAAGCAGGCTGA